The window CTTACTCGGTGGCATTGGAAACGATAGCCTGACGGGTGATGATTCGTCTATCGATTTTGGCAACGATAGCCTATCCGGTGGTGATGGCGATGACACCTTGAATGGCGGTGCGGGTAACGACACCCTCATAGGGGGTAGCGGTAATGACATTCTTGTGGGAGGTGCTGGTCGGGACACGATGAGTGACGGGGACGGGGATGATATCTACCGCTTCTTCAGTACTTCAGAAAGTGCTGTGGGTGCTCAAAGAGATGTCATCCTCGACTTCAATGGGGGATTTGACCTGCTCGATCTCTCGTCCATCGATGCTGATTTGAACATTGCAGGTAACCAAGCTTTCACCTTTATCGGAACCAACAACTTCAGTGGAACCGGTGGTGAAGTCCGCTTTTTCACCAGTGGTACCAACCTGATTTTGCAAGCGGAAATCAATGGTGATGGTAACATCGTTGCCGACATGGAGATTCAGCTCAATGGATTGGCGTCTATTGCTGCGGCTGACATCATTTTGTAGCAGAGCGATAGAGTAGGATTGTCTGGAAAATAACCGTTGTCGTATGAGTACATCGGTGCATATCGGGATGAAAAGTGGAGTTACTAGCTCACTTGCAGTAAATCAAAAGCTTTTGATCGATTAGTTTGTGAAATGCGATCGCCTCAATTAACACCGGGCGATCGCATTTTTCGTTACACGGCTTGCCCAAATACCCGATCCGTCCTGGATGCAAGCAGACTGTATTCATCTGCGGTTGGTACAATAATCGCATCATCAGCGCAAAACCAATCAATCATGTACCAGTTGCAATCCCTGGAGGAAGCACTCAAACACTTCTTTGGTTATGATGCCTTTCGCCCAGGACAAAGACAGATTGTTGAAGAAGCGCTCGCGCAACGGGATTTACTGGTTATCATGCCCACAGGGGGCGGGAAGTCTCTGTGTTTCCAACTGCCCGCACTGCTAAAACCGGGTTTAACGGTAGTGGTATCCCCCTTGATTGCTCTAATGCAAGACCAAGTGGATGCCCTTGTGGATAATGGGATTGGGGCTACATTCCTCAATAGTACGCTGAGTTGGGACGATGTGCGATCGCGCGAACTCGCCATCCTCAACGGCAAAATCAAGTTGCTTTACGTCGCACCGGAACGCTTACTGGGGGAGAAATTTCTGCCCTTTCTGGAGAAAGTGCGGGCACAAATCGGCATTTCCGCCTTTGCCATTGATGAAGCCCACTGCGTTTCAGAATGGGGGCACGACTTCCGCCCAGAATATCGGCAGATGAAACAACTGCGCCAACGTTATCCCGATATCCCCATTCTCGCCCTCACCGCCACTGCCACCAAACGTGTGCAACAGGATATCCTGGAACAACTGACGTTGCGGCAACCGGGAATCCATATTGCCAGCTTCAACCGTCCCAACCTCTACTACGAAGTTCAACCCAAAGAACGCCACAGCTACAACCAACTCTTAAAAAAAATTAAATCCCATAAAGGCTCAGGCATTGTTTACTGTTTAAGTCGTCGTGCGGTGGATGAAGTCGCTTTTCGTCTCCAGAAAGATGGGATTGATGCATTACCCTACCATGCCGGGATGAGTGATGAAGCTAGGGCAACCAATCAAACGCGCTTCATTCGAGATGATGTGCAGGTGATGGTAGCTACTATTGCGTTTGGGATGGGTATTAACAAGCCCGATGTCCGCTTCGTCATCCATTACGACTTACCCCACAATTTAGAGCGATACTATCAGGAATCAGGACGAGCGGGACGCGATGGGGAACCTGCACATTGTACCCTCTTCTTCGGTGCTGGTAATATCCGCACCATTGATTATCTCATCGAGCAAAAACCCGATCCCAAAGAACAACGAGTTGCGCGTCAGCAGTTGCGTCAGGTAATTGATTACGCGGAAGGAACCGACTGTCGCCGCACCATTCAACTCCGTTATTTTGGCGAACGATTTAAAGGGAATTGTGGAAACTGTGATAATTGCCGTAACCCCAAACCTGTAGAAGATTGGACGATTGAAGCACAAAAGTTTCTGTCTTGCGTAGCGCGTTGCAAAGAACGTTTCGGCATGGCACATATTATTGATGTGCTCAGGGGTTCCAGAAAGCAGAAGATTGAGCAGTATGGGCATCATTTGCTCTCTACCTATGGGATTGGTAAGGATAGAAGTGCTGATGATTGGAAGATGTTGGGGCGATCGCTTTTACATCAAGGATTACTCGATGAAACGACCGATGGTTACCGTATTCTAAAGCTCAATAAATTGAGTTGGGAAGTCCTGCGAAGTCAGCGAACGGTTGAAATTGCTATTACTCAGACTGCGGTTGCTAAAGCGTTAGCAGAGATTAATCCTAGAAGCGCTGAAGCCGAAATGTTGTTGGAACGCCTACGAAAGTTACGCAAACAAATAGCTGATGCCCACTCAGTTGCCCCTTATGTTGTTTTTGCAGATTCTAGTTTGAGATTGATGGCGCAGCAGCAACCCCAAACCCTGGAAGCGTTTGCCAAAATTTCCGGGGTTGTGACGAATAAAGTTAATCAATATGGGGATAAATTTGTTTCAGAAATTCGGGCATTTTGTCAAGAGCAAAAATTACCGATTCCTTTGCCTGCTAATACTCACATGGTGACGCTGCAATACTATCAGCAAGGGTTGAGTGTTGAAGAAATTGCTCAAAAACGCGGTTTTACTCCTCGGACAATTGTGACTCATTTGAGTGAGTTACTGGAAATGAAACAGCCAGTGGATTTAAACCGATTGGTGGTTCCGGAACGGCAAAAAATTATACTTCAAGGGATTCAAGTGGTAGGTGAGAGTTCGCTGAAAACTCTTCGGGAACATGTGGGTGAGGAATATAGTTATGAGGAAATTCAACTGGTGCGAGCTTGGTGGCGAAAAGAAAAGAGTTGATAGTTATTTTCATGATGCAAGAACGATCGCTCAGATTGAATTCTCCTATGGCGAAGATGTCAGAGAAATTATTTTTTTAATAAACTCGTCTTGTTTATTGGATTCATTCGTGACAAGTGAAGGCAGAGAGATTTTGTCAATGTCAATATAGAGAATATACTTAACTGTTCAGTTAACGACAATGATAATCAAAGAAAGGGGGAAGGGGAGAGAAGCTAGTACGATTCCCTGCCTCCTTTCTGAGTATCCTGCCAACTGATTCAGAAAAGCTTCAATATGCTGAGATAAACTCAATGGCTAATAAAATCCTGACAATGAACTCGGTCGAACTTTTCACGGGAGCCGGGGGGTTGGCGATCGGTATATCAAATGCAGGCTTTCGTCATCAAGCTGCGATCGAACGGGACAAGGATGCCTGCTTGACAATTCGCTCTAATCAGCAGCGCGGTATCCAGGCTGTAGCTGACTGGCCTGTCTTCCAAGCCGATGTAAGTCAATTCGATTTTACGACGCTCCAAGTCAAAGGTGAAATCGACCTCCTAGCCGGAGGGCCACCCTGCCAGCCTTTCTCCCAAGGAGGCAAACACCAGGGGTGGGATGACTCGCGAGATATGTTCCCCCAGTTCTTCAGGGCTGTCCGAGAACTCAAGCCAAAGGCTATCCTGGTCGAGAATGTGAAAGGTCTGTTGCGTTCTTCTTTCAGCCAGTATTTTGAGTACATTATCCTGCAACTGACTTACCCGGAGATTGTGCAAAAGCCAGGTGAGGATTGGGTAGACCATCTATCAAGATTAGAACGGCATCATACTGTCGGTCGCCACGATGGACTGTCCTACCGCGTAGTCTTTCGCAATCTCAATGCAGCAGACTACGGCATTCCCCAAAAGCGCGATCGCGTTTTCATTGTAGGATTCCGTTCCGACTTAGGCGTAGAGTGGTCTTTCCCGGCACCAACCCATTCCCAGGAAGCAATGCTTTGGGAGCAATGGGTGACGGGTGATTACTGGGAACGGCATCAAGTTCCTCTCTGTGAGCGACCGGAAGTGCCGAGGAAACAATGCTCAAGCCTCTACAATCTCCAGTCCAGCTTGTTCCCACCCCTGACAAAGCCCTGGCGCACGGTGCGTGATGCCATTTGGGATTTACCAGTTCCAGGCAGTGAGGAAGGCTTTAGCAAGGTACTGAACCACGTTGTCATACCGGGAGCTAGAAAGTACCCCGGTCACACTGGTAGTCCCCTAGATGAACCCGCCAAAACGCTAAAGGCGGGAGTGCATGGTGTTCCTGGCGGGGAAAATATGCTGGCTTTCCACACGGGGGAGGTGCGTTATTTCACGGTGCGAGAAGCTGCCAGGTTGCAAACGTTTCCAGATGAATACTTTTTTCCTCACTGTTGGACGCAGACGATGCGACAGTTGGGAAATGCCGTTCCGGTCGCTTTGGCTGAGATGATTGCTTCTAGTATCAGAACGCATCTATTGAGAGTAAGGGCGATTCAGGTGTAGCTGCCGCTTGATAGAATCTACCCCATGCTAGAAATATTTAGAATCCCGCCCGATCTGTCAGAAAGTTTGATTGCTTTCTGTTCTAAACAAGATTGCTATAACCTTCAAGAACTCAATGCTTTAAAGGCAGACTTGAGCCAATATGTGGGGGTATATATCCTATATTACCGGGGCGACTTTTCCATGTACGAGCTAATTAAACAGGCGAACTTAAATTCTTGCTGTATGCCAATTTATGTAGGAAAAGCAGCTCCTAGCGGTCGTCGGACTGGGCGGACAACGATTGGTAGTACTTTGTACGGGCGTTTATCGGAGCATAAAAAATCAATTCAGGCTGTAGACAATCTTTCTGTTGAGGATTTCCAGTTCAAAGTGGCGGCAATGGACATCGATTTAGTTTCTTGGGGGGAAGCGGTTTTAATCCGCCACTTCAATCCGATTTGGAATTGGGAAATATCGGGATTTGGGATTCATGACCCCGGCAGTGGACGTGCTGGACAGAAACGTTCTGTATGGGATCAATTGCACCCAGGCCGTACTTTTGCAACCAAGTTTTCTGTAGCCAATAATTCGATTGATGTGAATCTTTTGGCGGTCAAAATTGCGGAACACTGTCAACGAATCAAAGAGAAATTGGGTTGTACTTGAGGAGTTGAAGACTGGTTACTTCAGAAATACTTTGTGGAAACAACCGCCCCTGTAATCCATAACTGACAAAAGCTAAATATTCATAAAATACCATCACAGCTTTTCTCCTAGGCGTTAGCTCTGACGGTAGGGGACTGGTACGGGGAATGACTTGAAACCCAAAATGACGAAAGGTAAGGAGCGATCGCAACATGTGAGGGGGGTCAGTTACAAGTAAAATTGTCCTAACTCCTTGAGGTTGGAGCACTGCTGCCGTAAATTCGGCATTTTCCTTCGTGGTGCGAGAACAATCTTCGTGAGCTAGCGCTTGATTGGGAATACCTGCTGCGGTGAATAGCTCAATGGTTTCAGAAGCGTCTCCCGCACCACTGGCAAAAATCAAAGGTGCTCGATGTTCTTGCCACAGTTTAGCCGCCACTTCTACTCTAGATGCTCTAAATGGATAACCACGTCCTAACACAACCATTGCATCCACCGTTTCACCAGAATCTTCAGGTAAAAAAGCAACTAATCCTTGACTGGCTAAAGTAACCGTTAATGAAGAAGTGGCTGTAAAATAAATTACCAATAAAATAATTCCTAAACCAGCGAATAAACGCTTCCAACGCCGTCGTGGAATCAGCCAAAGTAATCCTACCAGTATGACCAGTGGAACTAATATTAAGGTCGGTGTCATGAGCCACTGAGACAACAAATTCTTCAAGGTCAGCCACTGGGTCATAGAGTGGTCGCACCAAGCGGATTCAAGCATCGGATTTTACTGTTCATCATGAAGGTACACTCACCGCCATCTTAGGCTAGGTTCCCTTCCTAGTTGTCAAGTTGAAAATAAGTAAGAAATGGGATGCTCCCGCAGTCAGAGCAAAAGCTGTGTTACTTTGGGTGAAATTCGTGATTGTGCCCTATACCCTGCTCTCCTCCAGCCAGACTCATGATTCAACCTATTGCATAAGTGCTACAGTCACCAGTGATAAGTACTACCGTCACCTAGCAAAAATTGATTTTTGCCAGTGCTTTATTCCAACGCCGTCACTCACTCAGCCTATGAATATCAAGTCGGAGGAAGCTTACCGATCAATGCGCCGAGTTATGTGGTGCGACAGGCAGACTCTCAATTGTATGACGGACTTAAAGCTGGGGAATTTTGTTACGTACTCAACTCCCGGCAAATGGGTAAATCTAGCTTACGGGTACGGACGATGCAGCGCCTGCAAGCCGAAGGAGTCGCTTGTGCGGCAATTGATATTACGGCGATTGGTACCTATGATATTACTCCAGAGCAATGGTATGCCGGCATCATTGATAGCCTGGTGGGGAGCCTAAATTTATATGAAACATTTGATTTATTTAGTTGGTGGGCTGAACAAGATTTGCTGTCGAATGTTCAGCGATTGAGTAAGTTTATTGAAGAAATTTTACTCAAATTAATTCCTCATAATATTGTAATTTTTGTGGATGAAATTGACAGTATTTTGAGCTTAAATTTCAATATTGATGATTTTTTCGCCGTTATTCGTGACTGTTATAACAATCGCGCCGATCGCCCCGATTTCCGACGCTTAACCTTTGCCCTAATTGGAGTCGCAACGCCCTCTAGCCTCATTCAAGACAAGCGACGCACCCCCTTTAATATTGGTCGAGCAATTGAATTAACAGGTTTTGCACTCCAGGAAGCTCAACCCTTAGCTCTTGGTTTGGCTCCAAAAGCGCACAATCCCCAAAGCGTACTGCAAGCCGTCTTGGATTGGACAGGGGGACAGCCGTTTCTCACCCAAAAACTGTGTCAGTTAATCCTCAAAGCAGAGTCTTCAATTCCAGAGGGACAGGAGAGAGAGTGGGTGGAAAAACTCGTGCGATCGCGCCTGATCGAAAATTGGGAAGTCCAGGATGAACCCGAGCACTTGAAGACACTGCGCGATCGCCTATTCCGAAGCCAACAGTGTACCGCTCGACTCCTAGGCTTGTATCAGCAAATTCTACAGCAGGGAGAAATCGCCGCCGATGACAGTTCCGAACAAATGGAATTGCGCCTGTCGGGGTTAGTCGTCGAGCATCATGGCAGCTTAAGCATTTATAATCCCATCTATGCCGCCGTTTTCCATCAAACTTGGGTGGAACGTGCCCTGTGTGATTTGCGACCCTATGGAGAAGCGATCGCAGCTTGGCTGTCCTCCCATTGCCAGGATGAATCCCGATTGCTGCGGGGACAAGCCTTGCACTCGGCTCAAGCTTGGGCGGCTGGCAAAAGCCTCAGTAATGATGATTACCAATTCTTAAGAGCCAGCCAAGAATTAGATCGGCGAGACATTCAAATTGCCTTAGAAACCGAACGGCAAGCCAAGCAGCTTCTAGCTGAGGCACAACAAAAGGCCGAACTTGCCTTAGAAGAAGAACGAAAAGCTAATCGAATACTCGCCGAAGCGCAAAAGAAGGCAACCCAGACGATTCGCACCGGGTTGTGTGGATTAGTCAGCAGCTTTGTTTTAGCGATTACAGTTTCCGTCTGGGCTATTCCCGCCCTGAAACAGGCACAGCAAGGCGTTCGCCTGGAGCAGGAAGGCATCAAGGCTTTACGTTCCTTTGATTCTGAAGAAATCGAAGCCCTCCTCTCCGCCATGGAAGCAGGACAAAAATTGAAGACCATGATTGGAGAGTATCACTCCCTGAACGACTATCCAGCCCTTAGTCCCCTGTGGGTGTTACAGTCCATTCTCGATAATATTCACGAACGAAATCAACTCCAGGGTCATCAGGGTCGAGTGGATAGCGTGACATTTAGCCCCGATGGACAGTACATCGCCACCACCGGAGAGGATGGCACTGTGCGATTGTGGAACTTGTCCGGAAAACAGCTCACTCAATTCACAGTTGCTCAGGCGAGGGTCAAATGCGTGACATTTAGCCCCGATGGACAACACATCGCCACAGCATCAGAGGATGGCATTGCCCGCCTGTGGAATCTGTCGGGAAAACAACTCGCTCAATTTGTGGGACATCAGGATAAGCTCACCAGTGTCAAATTCAGCCCGGATGGACAGCATCTCGCCACGGCATCAGAGGATGGCACTGCCCGACTATGGAATCTGTCGGGAAAACCGTTAACTCAATTTAAGGGTCATATTGGGCAAATCTGGAGTGTGAGTTTTAGCCCCGTTCGCGGGGGGACTTCTGCGGCGCAAGGAGTTGGACAGCGCCTCGCTACGGCGGGAGAGGACGGCACCGTTCGAGTTTGGGATTTATCGGGGAGAGAACTGGCTCAATACCAGCATAGTGGGCCTGTTTCTACCGTGAGTTTTAGCCCAGATGGTCAGAGTTTGGTGACTGTCACCGGATTAGATGGAACCGTGCGGCTGTGGAATTTGCAAAAGCAGTTACTCGCCCAATGGAAGGGAAGTCGAGATTTAGTCTTGAGTGCCAGCTTTAGTCCCGATGGGCAGCGTATCGCCACCGCTGGAGTTGATGGCACGACTCGCCTCTGGGATTTGTCTGGACAGCTATTGGCGGAATTAAAAGGTCACCAAGGCTGGGTTTATCGTGTCAGTTTTAGTCCTGATGGACAGCGTCTCGCTACCGCTGGAGCGGATGGTACGGCTCGACTTTGGGATTTATCTGGGCAATTAGGACGGGACCGGCAGCAGTTGGCAGGGTGGCGGGCACATTGGGGTGAGGCTTGGAGCGTTAATTTCAGTCCGGATGGGCAAACCCTAGCCTCTGCTGGAGCAGATGGTACCGCGAGATTGTGGAATTTATCGGGGCAGCTTTTAGCTCGCTTGAATGGTCATCAGGGTGGGATTAATGCTGTCGTTTTTAGCCCCGATGGGCAGCGCTTGGCGACGGCAGGGCAGGATGGCACGGTGCGGCTATGGAACTTGTCGGGAGAGGCGTTAGTGGAAATCAAAGACCATAAACGGCCTGTTTATAGCCTCCGATTCAGCCCGGATGGACAGCGTCTGGTTAGTGCTGGAGAGGATGGCACAGCCAGACTTTGGGACTTGAATGGAAAAATGTTGGCTCAATTTGTGGGTCACAAAGAGGCCATCTGGAGTGTGAGTTTTAGCCCGGATGGACACACGGTGGCAACGGCGGGAAAAGATGGCACGGTGCGACTGTGGAATCTGTTTGGACAGCAACTCATTCAATGGAGGGCGCACCAAGATGGGGTTTATAGTGTCAACTTTAGCCCCGATGGACAGCGCCTGGTTACGGCAGGAATCGACACGACGGTTCGACGGTGGAACTTATCAGGGCAGGAACTTGCTCGATTGAACACGCATCAGGGTGGAGTCTTGAGTGCCTCTTTTAGCCCGGATGGACAGCGCATCGCGACCACCGGACAAGACGGTACGGTTCATCTACGGTTATTGTCGGGGCTACAAATTGCTCAATTGAGTGGGCATCAAGGCCGAGTTTATAGTGTCAGCTTCAGCCAAAATGGACAATACTTGGCGACGGCAGGGCGGGATGGGATGATTAAGCTGTGGCGGATTGAAGATTTAGATGACTTGCTCGCTCGTGGCTGCGACTGGCTCCAAGATTACCTGGTAACTCATCCCAACACATCAATCGGTTGCCCCAATCCCAATCCTGATTCCGTTCGTAGATAGTTGAGCCGCGAATTAGAAAGCCTATCCCTTCAACAGGATATTTTTTTCACAGGGATGGAGCGATCGCTCAGTTGTTTCGTTCCATTTGTAGTAGGCACTGTAGTACCCCTCCCAGGAGAACTCAAGCCCTCATGACAAACTCTCCACATTATGATGGGTCATTTGCCGGACACCCTATCATCGGTCAAAAAAAACGTAAAATTTCCTGACCCAGAGGAATTGTTCTAGTAAAAGAGGTTCAAGACGGATTCTTCTTTTTCCTTGTAAAAAAATTAAATCTTTACTATATCCCTACAAAGCGAGAGGAAAACTCAGGAACTCTTAAAGAAAGCTTTTTATCAGAAATAATAACATTACTATCATGATAAGGGAGGGGGTAAAGAACCAATGAAGAAAATGAAAGCGCTGATGATCATTCTTGGAGTGGTTCTCCTGAGCGGGACAGATGCCCTGGCTGCTAATTTGAACAGAGTCAATGATGGAATGCAAGCCTTTGCCGAAAATAGTCGGTTTAATTGCACCTCAACCGATGTAGCCTCAACTCAAACGAATACAGGTAACCCTACACTGACTCCGCAGAAGCGATCGCATCATGTAGAGTTAAAAGACAATTCTCGTTTTATGATTGGTGGATTTGCTCCTGAGGACAGAGGAAATCCAGGAGACAGAGGCAACCCTCCTCCTCCTAAAAGCGGCGGGAGTCGATGATTCAGTGATCACTCAAAAAATAGTTCTCTTCCCCTACCTCTCTTAACGGCAACTCATTATTGTTCAACAAGTGAAAGGCACCCTGAAGATTGAGAATCGTTACTCGCTTAAACCTTCGTTAAGAAAAGTTCCGCTTTCTCGCCAACGATTCAATTTTTTCCTACCTTTGAAGGTGGAGCTAGCTCAGTCATGGCTTCAACGGTTAATTCCAGGCTGAGAAGGAAGGAGATGAGCTATGATGCACTCCGTTCAATATTCCCTCGATGTGATTGAAGAAGAAGCTCGTCAATTGGTTAAAAAAGGATTGGTGATGCGTCAGCAACCGATCTATACTCTGTGTCAATACATTCCTGGGCGAGAATGGGTTTGTATTGAGTGTGAGTTAGAACGAAACGACTTCTTGCTAAGAGATCCGATTAGTGACCTCTTAGGGCGTGAAGAGTGGGACGACGATTGAAGCTTTAGTTCAATCCTAAATTGTCAGACCCCTCTCAGGGGTTGTCCAGAGAGCCATTGGCATTTCACAAGGGGCACGGAATGATGAAGATTGTCTCTACATTGAGATTTTACGGATGCCGTGCCCCTACCCACGATGGATTGGTTTTAGAATGCTCCCTCAATTAAGGTAGAACCGATTGATGCGCTGGCGTGAGATGTTGCCCGAACCATTGACTTGCCAACTGGGTGACATTTTCTAGCGCCCCAAAGTCCTCCAATAAGTGGGTTGCACCAGGAATAATTTCAAGCTGTTTTTCGGTATGCAGATGTTTGAGTGCTTCCTGATTCATCTCTAGAACTGGGATATTATTTTCTCCTACAATCAGGAGGGTTGGTGCCTTGATCCGAGATAAAGCGGAGCCAGCTAAGTAAGGAAGACCGCCGCTAGAGACAATGGCACGAATGAGTTCTGGATATTGAGCCGCCGCCATCAAAGCCGCTGCACTCCTTGTGCTAGTCCCCAAGAAGCCAATTCCCAGGTTGTCGGTGATTGGGTGTTGAGTCAGCCAATGGCTTGCACTAGCCACCCGTTCGGCGAGGAGGCCAATATCAAAGTGAAGTTGTCTGAGTTGCCGATCAATTGCCTCTTCCTGGGGGGTTAGTAGCTCAATCCATAGAGTTGCGAGTCCCGCTTGACATAACACTTGAGTCATGTAGCGATCGCGCGAACGATATCGGTTGCTGCCATTGCCATTGGCAAGCAGAATAACTCCTCGTGCTTTGTCTGGCACTCTTAGATTTCCGGTCAGACAAACTGAGCCGGTGGGGACCGAGACCAGGCATTCTTGTGCGTTGCATGTTGATGTCCTGTTCATGGGTCTATCCTCCTTATGGGAATGGATGGTGATATGGATGTAGCGAAAGGCTCTTAGGGAGTGCGCTAGCGTTAGGGCTATGCTCTCTTGAACCTATAGGGTTGAACGATCTTAGCCCACCCAAATTAATTTTGGGGGTAAAGAATTGGGGTTCAATCTGAGATCTTGCATCAGTTGCAATAACCCGCCAGGGGTTTAAACCCCTGGCTCACAGCTCGCATTCGTCTTCATACGACTGAATAAGAGTTTCAGTCCATTTCAATGGACTTGAGCTATAAGCCAAGAAATTAATTTCTTGGCGGGTGTGGAGGCTTACCGACAAAGGTGCAAGATGTCAGTTCAATCCGGTTGCTCTAAACCTCTAGCTGGGGATATTTCTGGTGGGTGCTGCCGTTGTTTGCTCATTATTGGCTTGTGCCAACAGACTACACACTTCTTCATCGGTTGTTTGCGAGAAATTGGCATACCAACAGCTAATGGAATTGATCGCCTCTGGTGCTAGGACATACACCACCTTTTCTACTTCTGTTGTTAAATCTCTGCACGTTGAAGCAGATGCCACTGGAACTGCCACTACAATCTGGGCTGGCTGATGCTGTCGCAATGTGGCAATTGCCGCACGCATGGTTGAACCTGTAGCAATGCCGTCATCGACGAGAATGACAGTGCGTCGTTGTACATTAGGTATGGCGCGGTTCCCTCGGTAAATGCGATCGCGCCGCTGTAATTCCTGCCGCTCAATCGTCGCTACCTGCTCAATCACTTCCCTGGATATACCCAGCCATTCGAGTATCCCTTTATCAATTACTAATACATCGTCTTTGGCGATCGCTCCCATTGCTAACTCTTTATGTCCGGGTACGCCTAACTTCCGTACTAAGCAAATATCTAAAGGCACTGAGAGTACTTTTGCCACTTCAAAGGCGACAGGGACACCGCCACGGGGTAGCGCCAATACCATCACGTCTGAACGATTGGCATAGGCTGTGAGTTTTCTCGCCAGCAACTGACCGGCTTCGGTTCGGTCTCGAAATTGCCTGTTCATCAATCTCCCCTCCCCTTTCCTTTAACAATTCAATTCATAAAAATTGACTCTAATGTTTTGAATTTTGTAGTATATAAATTGAAAATTAAAACTTTTTAGTGTAATATATTATTCTAGCCGAATTTACTTTAAATTCATGAATTTATAAGGTTTTGCAGCCGTTGATTGCCCAGCTAATCAAGTCTATTGAGTAAAGCGGCAAAGTTTCCCAGACACAGTTTTCGTGGAAGACTGCCGCCGAGGACAAAACTTGAGTTTAAGGCATTGTGGAGAGGAATGACGCGGCAAACTGAATCGGTATCAATTTTGGTTGTCTTATCTCACAAGCTGCGACAACCTGTAGGTGTTTTGGAGCAGGGGTTAATTTTTTGGGCTGTATCCTTCACGGCACAAGGGTTTCAATCCTTTGTTCTCAAAAAGAGGTTGTCACATTTCTTGTAAGTCTTACTGAGCAAGGGTTTGAGCTGTTTTTTCTGGAGGGGTGTTGCTTCACCCTTGGGCTGAAATGATATACTCAGTGGAGG of the Allocoleopsis franciscana PCC 7113 genome contains:
- a CDS encoding WD40 domain-containing protein; protein product: MLYSNAVTHSAYEYQVGGSLPINAPSYVVRQADSQLYDGLKAGEFCYVLNSRQMGKSSLRVRTMQRLQAEGVACAAIDITAIGTYDITPEQWYAGIIDSLVGSLNLYETFDLFSWWAEQDLLSNVQRLSKFIEEILLKLIPHNIVIFVDEIDSILSLNFNIDDFFAVIRDCYNNRADRPDFRRLTFALIGVATPSSLIQDKRRTPFNIGRAIELTGFALQEAQPLALGLAPKAHNPQSVLQAVLDWTGGQPFLTQKLCQLILKAESSIPEGQEREWVEKLVRSRLIENWEVQDEPEHLKTLRDRLFRSQQCTARLLGLYQQILQQGEIAADDSSEQMELRLSGLVVEHHGSLSIYNPIYAAVFHQTWVERALCDLRPYGEAIAAWLSSHCQDESRLLRGQALHSAQAWAAGKSLSNDDYQFLRASQELDRRDIQIALETERQAKQLLAEAQQKAELALEEERKANRILAEAQKKATQTIRTGLCGLVSSFVLAITVSVWAIPALKQAQQGVRLEQEGIKALRSFDSEEIEALLSAMEAGQKLKTMIGEYHSLNDYPALSPLWVLQSILDNIHERNQLQGHQGRVDSVTFSPDGQYIATTGEDGTVRLWNLSGKQLTQFTVAQARVKCVTFSPDGQHIATASEDGIARLWNLSGKQLAQFVGHQDKLTSVKFSPDGQHLATASEDGTARLWNLSGKPLTQFKGHIGQIWSVSFSPVRGGTSAAQGVGQRLATAGEDGTVRVWDLSGRELAQYQHSGPVSTVSFSPDGQSLVTVTGLDGTVRLWNLQKQLLAQWKGSRDLVLSASFSPDGQRIATAGVDGTTRLWDLSGQLLAELKGHQGWVYRVSFSPDGQRLATAGADGTARLWDLSGQLGRDRQQLAGWRAHWGEAWSVNFSPDGQTLASAGADGTARLWNLSGQLLARLNGHQGGINAVVFSPDGQRLATAGQDGTVRLWNLSGEALVEIKDHKRPVYSLRFSPDGQRLVSAGEDGTARLWDLNGKMLAQFVGHKEAIWSVSFSPDGHTVATAGKDGTVRLWNLFGQQLIQWRAHQDGVYSVNFSPDGQRLVTAGIDTTVRRWNLSGQELARLNTHQGGVLSASFSPDGQRIATTGQDGTVHLRLLSGLQIAQLSGHQGRVYSVSFSQNGQYLATAGRDGMIKLWRIEDLDDLLARGCDWLQDYLVTHPNTSIGCPNPNPDSVRR
- a CDS encoding DUF4327 family protein gives rise to the protein MMHSVQYSLDVIEEEARQLVKKGLVMRQQPIYTLCQYIPGREWVCIECELERNDFLLRDPISDLLGREEWDDD
- a CDS encoding dienelactone hydrolase family protein, translated to MNRTSTCNAQECLVSVPTGSVCLTGNLRVPDKARGVILLANGNGSNRYRSRDRYMTQVLCQAGLATLWIELLTPQEEAIDRQLRQLHFDIGLLAERVASASHWLTQHPITDNLGIGFLGTSTRSAAALMAAAQYPELIRAIVSSGGLPYLAGSALSRIKAPTLLIVGENNIPVLEMNQEALKHLHTEKQLEIIPGATHLLEDFGALENVTQLASQWFGQHLTPAHQSVLP
- a CDS encoding phosphoribosyltransferase, with protein sequence MNRQFRDRTEAGQLLARKLTAYANRSDVMVLALPRGGVPVAFEVAKVLSVPLDICLVRKLGVPGHKELAMGAIAKDDVLVIDKGILEWLGISREVIEQVATIERQELQRRDRIYRGNRAIPNVQRRTVILVDDGIATGSTMRAAIATLRQHQPAQIVVAVPVASASTCRDLTTEVEKVVYVLAPEAINSISCWYANFSQTTDEEVCSLLAQANNEQTTAAPTRNIPS